Proteins encoded in a region of the Paucibacter sediminis genome:
- a CDS encoding MlaC/ttg2D family ABC transporter substrate-binding protein, protein MTITKRLLLRALLSLGMAVPLLAQAVDNSAPDLLIRQLSLETIETVKADKAIQGGDVQKVITLVDTKVMPHVNFQRMTASAVGRFWRQATPDQQKRLQDEFKTLLVRTYAGALTQVKDQSVALKPLRAGADDAEVVVRTEIRGKGDPIQLDYRLEKTPKGWQIYDVNVLGIWLADQYRNSFAQEIGANGIDGLIKALADRNAKAASPAPAKT, encoded by the coding sequence ATGACCATCACGAAACGACTGCTGCTGCGTGCCCTGTTGAGCCTGGGCATGGCCGTGCCGCTGCTGGCGCAGGCCGTCGACAACAGCGCGCCCGATCTGCTGATCCGCCAGCTCTCGCTGGAGACCATCGAGACCGTCAAGGCCGACAAGGCCATCCAGGGCGGCGATGTGCAGAAGGTGATCACCCTGGTGGACACCAAGGTGATGCCGCATGTGAACTTCCAGCGCATGACCGCATCGGCGGTGGGGCGCTTCTGGCGCCAGGCCACGCCCGACCAGCAGAAACGCCTGCAGGACGAGTTCAAGACCCTGCTGGTGCGTACCTATGCCGGCGCGCTGACGCAGGTGAAGGATCAATCGGTGGCACTCAAGCCGCTGCGCGCCGGCGCGGACGATGCCGAGGTGGTGGTGCGCACCGAGATCCGCGGCAAGGGCGATCCGATCCAGCTGGACTACCGCCTGGAGAAGACGCCCAAGGGCTGGCAGATCTATGACGTGAATGTGCTGGGCATCTGGCTGGCCGACCAGTACCGCAACAGCTTCGCGCAGGAGATCGGCGCCAACGGCATCGACGGGCTGATCAAGGCCCTGGCCGATCGCAACGCCAAGGCGGCGTCGCCTGCGCCTGCCAAGACCTGA
- a CDS encoding STAS domain-containing protein: MPDTMLKLPARVRLQELPDVWRELETALRAEQAQVRQGAGSAVRLNLAGLHDFDSAVLTLLLSAMRQLQQQGLSLELSEAPTKLRELARVYGVASLLWADEAPAAA; the protein is encoded by the coding sequence ATGCCGGACACCATGCTGAAACTGCCGGCGCGCGTGCGCCTGCAAGAGCTGCCCGATGTCTGGCGTGAACTGGAGACGGCGCTGCGCGCCGAACAGGCGCAGGTGCGCCAGGGGGCGGGCAGCGCGGTGCGCCTGAACCTGGCCGGCCTGCACGATTTCGACTCGGCGGTGCTGACTCTTTTGTTGAGCGCCATGCGCCAGCTGCAACAGCAGGGGCTGAGCCTGGAGCTGAGCGAAGCGCCGACCAAGCTGCGCGAGCTGGCGCGCGTCTACGGCGTGGCCAGCCTGCTGTGGGCCGATGAGGCCCCGGCCGCTGCCTGA
- a CDS encoding MurR/RpiR family transcriptional regulator — MLERVKAALPALPPAEQRVAKLLLSDPRAFANLPVSELADRSHVSKPTVVRFCRSVGYDGLADFKLKLAGSVNEGVPFVHRAVDEDDKPGDLIVKVVDNAVAALLHYRNDAASHAFERAIAALSEAGRHGKRIEFYGVGNSGIVAQDAQHKFFRLGVHTIACSDGHVQLMSATMLGPGDCAVVISNSGRSRDLLDAAEIARKKGATTIIITASGSPLAQIGQAPGQVLLAVDHPEDYDRYSPMVSRLLHLIAVDILTTGVALRLGQNLRPMLQEIKRNLRSKRYAA; from the coding sequence ATGCTGGAACGTGTCAAGGCGGCCCTGCCCGCCCTCCCCCCCGCCGAGCAGCGCGTGGCCAAGCTGCTGCTGAGCGATCCGCGCGCCTTTGCGAATCTGCCGGTCAGCGAACTGGCGGATCGCTCGCATGTCAGCAAGCCCACCGTGGTGCGCTTCTGCCGCAGCGTCGGCTATGACGGCCTGGCGGACTTCAAGCTCAAGCTGGCCGGCAGCGTCAACGAGGGCGTGCCCTTTGTGCATCGCGCGGTGGACGAGGACGACAAACCCGGTGATCTGATCGTCAAGGTGGTGGACAACGCCGTCGCCGCCCTGCTGCACTACCGCAACGACGCCGCCAGCCATGCCTTCGAGCGCGCCATCGCGGCGCTTTCCGAGGCCGGCCGCCATGGCAAGCGCATTGAGTTCTATGGCGTCGGCAACTCGGGCATCGTGGCCCAGGACGCCCAGCACAAATTCTTCCGCCTGGGCGTGCACACCATCGCCTGCAGTGACGGCCATGTGCAGCTGATGAGCGCCACCATGCTGGGGCCGGGCGATTGCGCCGTGGTGATCAGCAACTCGGGGCGCAGCCGCGATCTGCTGGACGCGGCCGAGATCGCGCGCAAGAAGGGCGCCACCACCATCATCATCACGGCCAGCGGCTCACCGCTGGCGCAGATCGGGCAGGCGCCGGGTCAGGTCTTGCTGGCGGTGGACCACCCCGAGGACTACGACCGCTACAGCCCCATGGTTTCGCGCCTGCTGCACCTGATCGCGGTGGACATCCTCACCACCGGCGTGGCGCTGCGCCTGGGCCAGAACCTGCGCCCCATGCTGCAGGAGATCAAGCGCAATCTGCGCAGCAAGCGCTATGCCGCGTAA